One genomic window of Medicago truncatula cultivar Jemalong A17 chromosome 1, MtrunA17r5.0-ANR, whole genome shotgun sequence includes the following:
- the LOC11424424 gene encoding dirigent protein 21 encodes MVSIFILLLLFSNYFMSVHGRVVSLAESHISLPSEKLQSSTHIHFYFHDILDGEKPTTLKIINPPNESSHGPFGATYILDNPLTREPNLSSKLIGRAQGTYSLASQQGDFAFKIDINFVFTAGTYKGSTLTMLGRNVIVDEVREMPIVGGTGAFRFARGYALAKTVWYNSTSGNAIEEFNITILHL; translated from the coding sequence ATGGTTTCCATTTTCATCCTCTTGCTTCTTTTCAGTAATTACTTCATGAGTGTTCATGGAAGAGTGGTGTCTTTAGCAGAATCCCATATAAGTTTACCCTCAGAAAAACTACAAAGTTCTACTCACATACACTTTTATTTTCATGACATCCTAGATGGTGAAAAACCAACTACGCTCAAAATTATCAACCCACCTAATGAATCATCTCATGGTCCTTTTGGAGCCACTTATATACTAGACAACCCTTTAACTAGAGAACCAAATTTAAGTTCAAAGCTTATTGGAAGAGCTCAAGGAACCTATTCTTTGGCTTCTCAACAAGGTGATTTTGCATTTAAGAttgatattaattttgtttttacagcTGGAACCTACAAAGGGAGCACCCTCACCATGCTTGGGAGGAATGTTATTGTAGATGAAGTTAGAGAAATGCCTATTGTTGGAGGAACTGGTGCTTTTAGATTTGCAAGGGGTTATGCTTTGGCAAAGACTGTTTGGTATAATTCTACATCTGGAAATGCTATTGAAGAGTTCAATATTACAATTTTGCATTtgtaa
- the LOC11431189 gene encoding uncharacterized protein — translation MAVITLLTAALTAAFLASAYAGDTNKVFSPCTDTRVQRSDGFTLGFAFASKDKFFYNNNNSIQLSPCDSRLSLSNSNSQISLFRPKVDEISLLTVNSSSFVADSYGYMVAFAGRKYAARSPPAFIANGSYTVTSFTLVLEFKKGRLQNLFWKRDGCSKCPKNSKAVCLNGQDCALPTSSCKTHSGTVDCSLGIQLAFSGTDKHLSALNSWYEVKNLRQYSLYGLYSNLRSSLTSQYDKFF, via the exons ATGGCGGTTATCACCTTACTAACAGCGGCACTCACGGCGGCGTTTCTAGCTTCAGCATACGCCGGCGACACAAACAAAGTATTCTCTCCATGCACAGACACACGCGTCCAGAGATCCGACGGATTCACGTTGGGATTCGCGTTCGCTTCGAAGGACAAATTCTtctacaacaataacaatagcATTCAGTTATCTCCGTGTGATTCTAGACTCTCGCTTTCCAATTCCAATTCTCAGATCTCTTTGTTTAGACCTAAGGTCGATGAGATCTCGTTGCTTACTGTTAATTCTTCTTCCTTCGTCGCG GACTCATATGGCTATATGGTTGCATTTGCTGGTCGGAAGTATGCAGCAAGATCCCCTCCTGCTTTTATTGCAAATGGCTCATATACTGTGACCAGTTTTACTCTT GTTCTCGAATTTAAGAAGGGCAGGCTGCAAAATTTGTTCTGGAAAAGAGATGGGTGTTCTAAATGCCCGAAAAACTCAAAAGCTGTTTGTCTTAATGGTCAGGATTGTGCACTACCAACTTCTAGTTGCAAGACCCATAGTGGAACTGTGGATTGCAGCTTAGGTATACAATTGGCATTCTCGGGCACAGATAAACACCTATCAGCTCTTAACTCTTGGTATGAAGTGAAAAACCTTCGCCAGTATTCACTCTACGGCCTTTATTCAAATCTGAGAAGTTCACTCACTAGCCAGTATGATAAGTTTTTCTAA